A portion of the Malassezia japonica chromosome 3, complete sequence genome contains these proteins:
- a CDS encoding uncharacterized protein (EggNog:ENOG503NZH3; COG:S): MTAEGPMSVPSSFCYENERNVVRERHGSVLSRGLVLKVDQRPNPKDGVAPGLRLQGAPCFRAADHALGVYGLAQPTILGVQTVLTLLQCQPDASESEDAMRCIWVCTREEPVIYVGDRPFVLREAHKPIDSLSLSDRAENLEAIEKRLKQDILDEASRCNGLLLVHEEQIGSPELIPTWVAVQKDDVRTVREVWKRIQDDGWRVQYRRLPIARDQPLEHNYLDAYTQVIKEVDPRRTCFVANCGAGVSRTTFAMIAAVIVRRRQLMLLTQQDPFDESPERPSPSSTPSGTPSEASAKNEKAPHGRLAHSLRRMHDSMAQNQSLLRLVNVLTVSLSMRDTRTAIAQLVAQPVLLESLRQANMGDYSIILQLCGLLDNGRECKSTVDMAIDACQDMINIRESILENRVCYSTVAMDEHQAQALLKRAGKSLEVYYFLIAFASYVQESRTAVFQHSFVDWLKQHAEIWRGIQRIRTLHQHLSLFEPVSDLSLISSGGAGRLAPPSAAVSARFGEVAGQGAQVTGDEFSEFVVHNRSGTVLHSGLLLKRDVWREFVELGPDTAVGGAINFRRVPETNVFGTGQPSVQGIHRLLDTVLQQMPSPTSTAPQVVTWINLREEPLVYVSGRPYCLRQRELSLRNIKDYSGITPDRLMQLEDRLRKDVIAELDNSDGKLLLHAETEDGTVVPLWEDAKPDEIATVQNVMDDVADSLPGNIQLVFRRVPITAEKSLDVSDVMDLLSTVLALYQDASPIIVNCQLGRGRTTLVSVFILLIERWIQIVRPESNRRLLLPVPDSAPNGEEPQQRQSYHVTNSLLRVIPHGQEVKRVVDDCIDQCSSIINLRRTIEDARVAAQEASSDEEKLQHIADGVQGLRRYFHLLLFQAYLNSVNPETMVKQTFERFLKRQPVLATISKDLDKVDMTTITPLRKMDVGDGMALSDEVEEVVQNRSGNVLSAQTMLKSDFFSGILKAGLPLRVEGMPNLRGVCPLVHLGAATSPLGPSDVPTARETWGCGMPTVDGLRRGLTRMGAGAGDEASVVWTNLREEPVLYVNGRPHVLRLADQPLTNVEATGVTTDVVERIERSLKRELIEEAHQRNGRVLLHDEVKTEEGDFEIIPLWETVRDEDVLTPREVYDLVRREGFRVEYARVAITDEQAPVPQVFSQLEDRVQHAIDTRAMTVFNCQMGRGRTTSGMIIAALIVSINQYGHELLTSEVQLRFAQGDSAPDNARELREDELLMQGEYRCILQLVGVLSNGKIAKSLTDRVIDRMETIQNLRKAISLIKLRADSAEPNSPKQQQLQVAFHNYLGRYGYLIAFASYLLDKLNARSKNLHDDDDGASSGARTPRHRHSLSSADADLSMSWISDRGDRTYPTFREWLEKRREIGAILERQILE, encoded by the exons ATGACCGCCGAGGGGCCCATGTCGGTCCCTAGCTCGTTCTGCTACGAGAATGAGCGGAATgtggtgcgcgagcgccacggcaGTGTGCTTTCGCGTGGTCTCGTGCTGAAAGTGGACCAGCGCCCCAATC CCAAAGATGGCGTCGCACCCGGCCTCCGCTTgcaaggcgcgccgtgtTTTCGGGCGGCGGatcacgcgctcggcgtgtaCGGTCTCGCGCAGCCGACGATCCTCGGTGTGCAGACGGTGCTCACACTGCTGCAGTGCCAGCCAGACgcgtccgagtccgagGATGCGATGCGCTGTATCTGGGTATGCACTCGGGAAGAGCCGGTGATCTATGTCGGCGATCGCCCGTTTGtcttgcgcgaggcgcacaagCCGATCGACTCGCTGAGTCTTAGCGACCGCGCAGAGAACCTCGAGGCGATTGAAAAGCGTCTTAAGCAGGATAtcctggacgaggcgagccgctgcaacggcctgctgctcgtgcacgaGGAGCAAATCGGGAGCCCCGAGCTCATTCCGACGTGGGTCGCCGTGCAGAAagacgacgtgcgcaccgtgcgcgAGGTGTGGAAGCGTATCCAGGACGACGGGTGGCGCGTGCAGtaccgccgcctgccgatCGCACGCGACCAGCCGCTGGAGCACAACTATCTCGACGCCTATACGCAGGTGATCAAGGAGGTGGACCCGCGGCGGACGTGCTTTGTCGCTAACTGCGGTGCGGGTGTCTCGCGCACGACCTTTGCGATGATTGCGGCGGTGattgtgcgccgccgccagctGATGCTGCTGACGCAGCAGGATCCGTTCGACGAGTCGCCGGAGCGCCCGTCGCCAtccagcacgccgtcgggcacgccgagcgaggcaaGCGCCAAGAACGAaaaggcgccgcacggGCGTCTTGCCcactcgctgcgccgtaTGCACGATAGCATGGCACAGAACCAGTCGCTCTTGCGGCTCGTCAACGTGCTCACCGTGAGCCTGTcgatgcgcgacacgcgcaccgccaTTGCGCAGCTTGTCGCCCAGCCGGTGCTTTTGGAatcgctgcgccaggcgaaTATGGGTGACTATTCCATCATTTTGCAGCTGTGTGGCCTCCTGGACAATGGGCGCGAGTGCAAGTCGACGGTTGATATGGCGATCGACGCGTGCCAGGACATGATAAATATCCGTGAGTCGATCCTCGAAAACCGCGTGTGCTACTCGACGGTCGCAATGGACGAGCACCAGGCGCAAGCACTGCTGAAGCGCGCAGGCAAGTCGCTCGAAGTGTACTATTTCCTGATCGCGTTTGCGTCCTATGTGCAAGAGAGCCGCACCGCCGTCTTCCAGCACAGCTTTGTCGACTGGCTcaagcagcacgccgaAATCTGGCGGGGGATTCAGCGCATTCGAACGCTGCACCAGCACCTGTCGCTCTTTGAGCCCGTGTCTGATTTGTCGCTGATCAGCAGCGGAGGGGCggggcgcctcgctccGCCTTCCGCCGCAGTCTCGGCGCGTTTTGGCGAGGTTGCGGGGCAGGGTGCACAGGTCACTGGCGACGAGTTCTCCGAGTTTGTCGTGCACAACCGCTCCGGCACCGTGCTCCACTCGGGCCTCTTGCTCAAACGCGACGTCTGGCGCGAGTTTGTTGAGCTGGGGCCGGACAcggcggtcggcggcgcgatcaACTTCCGCCGCGTGCCCGAAACCAACGTTTTTGGCACGGGCCAGCCGTCAGTGCAGGGCATTCACCGCCTCCTCGACACGGTCCTGCAGCAGatgccgtcgccgacgagcactgcgccgcaggTAGTGACTTGGATCAACCTGCGTGAGGAGCCACTGGTGTACGTGAGCGGACGGCCGTACTgcctgcgccagcgcgagctgtcGCTACGCAACATCAAGGACTATAGCGGCATCACCCCCGACCGCCTCatgcagctcgaggaccgcctgcgcaaagacgtcattgccgagctcgacaacAGCGATGGAAAACTCCTGCTCCACGCCGAGACCGAGGACGGAACGGTGGTGCCGCTCTGGGAGGATGCCAAGCCCGACGAGATTGCCACGGTCCAGAACGTGATGGACGACGTGGCCGACTCGCTCCCCGGCAACATCCAGCTCGTCTTCCGCCGCGTACCGATCACGGCCGAAAAGTCGCTGGACGTCTCCGACGTAATGGACCTGCTGAGCACGGTGCTGGCGCTGTACCaggacgcgtcgccgatcATTGTCAACTGCCAGCTTGGCCGGGGCCGCACAACGCTCGTTTCTGTCTTTATTCTGCTCATCGAGCGCTGGATCCAGATCGTGCGCCCCGAGAGCAaccggcgcctgctgctccCAGTGCCAGACTCGGCGCCGAACGGCGAGGagccgcagcagcgccagtCATACCACGTCACCAACAGTCTTTTGCGTGTCATTCCCCACGGCCAAGAGGTgaagcgcgtcgtggaCGACTGCATCGACCAGTGCAGCTCGATCATCAACCTGCGCCGCACTATTGAAGacgcgcgtgtcgcggcCCAAGaagcgtcgagcgacgaggagaagCTGCAGCACATTGCCGACGGTGTGCagggcctgcgccgctaCTTCCACTTGCTCCTCTTCCAAGCCTACCTCAACTCGGTGAACCCCGAGACGATGGTCAAGCAGACCTTTGAGCGCTTCCTCAAGCGGCAGCCTGTGCTGGCCACCATCAGCAAGGACCTCGACAAGGTGGACATGACGACCAtcacgccgctgcgcaagatggatgtcggcgacggcatggcgctcagcgacgaggtcgaAGAGGTCGTGCAAAACCGCAGCGGCAACGTGCTCAGCGCACAGACCATGCTCAAGTCGGACTTTTTCAGCGGGATTCTCAAGGCGGGTCTGCCGCTGCGTGTGGAAGGCATGCCGAACCTACGGGGCGTCTGCCCGTTAgtgcacctcggcgccgccacCTCGCCGCTGGGCCCCAGCGATGTGCCGaccgcgcgcgagacgtGGGGCTGCGGCATGCCGACCGTCGACGgtctgcgccgcggtcTCACGCGCatgggcgccggcgccggcgacgaggcgagcgtTGTCTGGACAaacctgcgcgaggagccgGTGCTCTACGTCAACGGCCGCCCTCACGTCCTGCGTCTCGCCGACCAGCCGCTGACCAACGTCGAGGCGACGGGTGTCACGACCGATGTCgtggagcgcatcgagcgctcGCTCAAGCGCGAGCTAATCGAGGAGGCGCACCAGCGCAATGGCCGTGTCCTGCTCCACGATGAGGTCAAGACCGAGGAAGGTGACTTTGAGATTATTCCCCTCTGGGAGACGGTACGCGACGAAGACGTGCTTACCCCCCGCGAGGTCTACGAtctcgtgcgccgcgaagGCTTCCGCGTCGAGTATGCACGCGTCGCCATCACCGACGAGCAAGCGCCTGTCCCCCAGGTCTTttcgcagctcgaggaccgcgTGCAGCACGCGATCGATACGCGTGCGATGACCGTCTTCAACTGCCAGATGGGCCGTGGTCGTACGACGAGCGGCATGATCATTGCGGCGCTGATTGTGAGCATCAACCAGTACGGCCATGAGTTGCTTACAAgcgaggtgcagctgcgctttgcgcagggcgactcggcgccggATAATGcacgcgagctgcgtgaaGACGAGCTGCTGATGCAAGGCGAGTACCGCTGCATCCtacagctcgtcggcgtgctcagCAACGGCAAGATCGCCAAGTCGCTCACGGACCGCGTCATCGACCGCATGGAGACCATCCAGAACCTGCGCAAAGCCATCAGCCTCAtcaagctgcgcgcggACAGTGCGGAGCCCAACTCGCccaagcagcagcagctgcaAGTCGCATTTCACAATTATCTGGGACGCTAT GGATACCTTATTGCTTTTGCGAGCTACCTGCTCGACAAGCTCAACGCACGCAGCAAGAACctgcacgacgacgacgacggcgcgtcgagcggtGCGCGCACACCGCGCCACCGCCACTCGCTCTCGTCCGCAGATGCAGACCTCTCCATGTCATGGATCAGCGACCGTGGAGACCGCACGTATCCCACCTTCCGCGAATGGCTCGaaaagcgccgcgagatCGGCGCCattctcgagcgccagatCCTCGAATAG
- a CDS encoding uncharacterized protein (COG:Z; EggNog:ENOG503Q3KX) has product MYPMNQWPGGAPPSYGGFQNPQYTGGFMQPQPTSMNGMAPGFSSGAQPQASFVARPPAPPPPPMGAMPQMTGMPPQMTGMPPQMTGMPRPMPPQMTGMSPMMPQGTGMSPMMPQGTGMSPMMPQGTGMMPQMTGVLSDPRMRLMYQQFLPAPQPFSGAPAPSSMNFHQASLQPAQFQSKLQTLSAQQPTGAPAGAPKPKIPWTLTKEEKKSYDNIFRAWDAKRTGFISGDVARELFGQSGLDREKLLQVWHLADTENRGKLNLAEFHVAMALIYRALNGNEVPNELPSELIPTSSRDLSESVDFLKDLLKQDTSVRSATALNLPDPGSNKDTKYAEARSFYRNPVEREPERKNSDAVAYKHSDSDSAGYRSRSRYLDRREVRFDGQSASEDLGEMKRQLERTQRMLEKVDLDDEEDHELDREMEDVRYSIRRLQDDIEYYNRREGVHAGEQRRRAERTLMQLLHERLPQLEKRLERRQSSKDQRRVEEGRRRDERNNDTHAHLREEPKAERPEQPTPPAAPATPSAPATPAASSPAQSPAPARAPPPKLTGAERDAWIRSEAQRRVQERMRMLGVGGPISSGTSTPTVDTSVEERLQAEKREAEQRAAQADREAAEREEARRARMREQKSSRGAPPPPPARSAAKKETEVPKASEPKAPEPKDEFDDAFEPPAPPAPRAAPPPRVPQPRDPPAPTPPVATPPAPTPPAATPAEEPKASTNPFFRKQSTEPAPEPVEEPVEEPVQAPPPAPPPAPPPAPPPAPQPASSLPAANRGTPSAVPPPSRGVHLPPSHDEDWEDEDEDEDDGPGLSSRATRQHLAQQLFSGVVPSSATPPPAPAAPKAPPAVPLGGNAGPSDRNALLSQIRGGQALRKSATNDRSGASSAGAVLGSASPPKGLSTASLPEPDSSDDEVPPESAEAAYTHGVPAEDDAYTVPGGFAEEVPEAREAPAAALSDAPADAPAAAAEQADADLGFDMTRTFRVRSVYPFEGDGIETLTFDANQVLVAHPALNGAKIEGDWTFGSLAANPQQKALIPVAYVVEMDQAIAAKALYDYEATSAEEATIEEGEILQIVDQSDPDWWLIAQGAHCLLVPANYVELC; this is encoded by the coding sequence ATGTATCCGATGAACCAATGGCCGgggggcgcgccgccgagctaCGGGGGCTTCCAGAACCCTCAGTACACGGGCGGGTTTATGCAGCCCCAGCCGACATCGATGAACGGGATGGCGCCTGGCTTTAGCAGTGGCGCACAGCCCCAGGCCTCGTTTGTagcacggccgccggcgccgccgccccccCCGATGGGCGCGATGCCGCAAATGACGGGCATGCCGCCGCAGATGACCGGAATGCCGCCGCAGATGACGGGCATGCCGCGCCCGATGCCCCCGCAGATGACCGGCATGTCGCCCATGATGCCGCAAGGCACGGGCATGTCGCCCATGATGCCTCAGGGCACCGGAATGTCGCCCATGATGCCCCAGGGCACCGGCATGATGCCGCAGATGACCGGTGTCCTGAGCGATCCCCGCATGCGCCTCATGTACCAGCAGTTCCttccggcgccgcagccattcagcggcgcgccggcgccgagcagcatgAACTTCCACCAGGCGAGTCTGCAGCCCGCCCAATTCCAGTCCaagctgcagacgctcaGCGCGCAGCAGCCTACCGGTGCACCGGCGGGCGCGCCCAAGCCCAAGATCCCGTGGACACTGACCAAGGAGGAAAAGAAGTCGTACGACAACATCTTCCGCGCCTGGGACGCGAAGCGCACCGGTTTCATCTCGGGTGACGTCGCACGCGAGCTCTTTGGCCAGAGCGGCCTCGACCGTGAGAAGCTCCTGCAGGTATGGCACCTCGCCGACACGGAAAACCGCGGCAAGCTCAACCTCGCCGAGTTCCACGTCGCGATGGCGCTCATCTACCGCGCACTGAACGGCAACGAGGTCCCGAACGagctgccgagcgagctCATTcccacctcgtcgcgcgaccTGAGCGAGTCGGTGGACTTTTTGAAGGACCTCTTGAAGCAGGacacgagcgtgcgctcggccaccgCACTCAACCTGCCGGACCCGGGCTCGAACAAGGACACCAAGTACGCAGAGGCCCGCTCCTTCTACCGCAACCCGGTGGAGCGCGAGCCAGAGCGCAAGAACAGCGACGCGGTTGCGTACAAGCactcggactcggactcggCCGGCtaccgctcgcgctcgcgctacTTGGACCGCCGCGAAGTGCGCTTCGACGGCCAGAGTGCGTCGgaggacctcggcgagatgaagcgccagctcgagcgtaCACAGCGCATGCTCGAAAAGGTGGACTtggacgacgaagaggaccACGAACTCGACCGTGAAATGGAGGACGTGCGGTACTCGATCCGCCGCCTCCAGGACGACATCGAGTACTACAACCGCCGCGAGGGCGTACACGcgggcgagcagcgccgccgcgcagagcgcacgctcatGCAACTTCTGCATGAGCGCCTGCCGCAGCTCGAaaagcgcctcgagcggcgccagTCGAGCAAggaccagcgccgcgtcgaagagggacgccgccgcgacgagcgcaacaacgacacgcacgcgcacctCCGCGAAgagcccaaggccgagagACCCGAGCAGCCGACACCCcctgccgcgccggcgactCCGTCCGCTCCGGCGACCCCTGCTGCCTCGTCCCCGGCGCAGTCcccggcgcctgctcgtgcgccgccgcccaagcTGACGGGCGCGGAACGTGATGCGTGGATTCGGTCCGAGGCTCAGCGCCGTGTCCAGGAGCGTAtgcgcatgctcggcgtcggtggCCCGATCAGCTCGggcacctcgacgccgaccgtCGATACTTctgtcgaggagcgtctccaggccgagaagcgcgaagcggagcagcgcgctgcacaagcCGATCGCGaggctgccgagcgcgaagaagcgcgtcgcgcacgtaTGCGCGAGCAAAAGTCGAGCcgtggtgcgccgccgccgccgccggcacgctcggccgccAAGAAGGAGACGGAAGTGCCCAAGGCCTCGGAGCCCaaggcgcccgagcccaAGGATGAGTTTGACGACGCGTTCGAGCCGCCAGctccgcccgcgccgcgggccgcgccgccgccgcgcgttcCGCAGCCCCGCGATCCGCCTGCTCCTACGCCGCCCGTGGCAACGCCGCCGGCCCCCACGCCGCCcgctgcgacgccggccgaggAGCCCAAGGCAAGCACGAACCCCTTTTTCCGGAAGCAGAGCaccgagcctgcgccggagcCGGTCGAGGAGCCGGTCGAGGAGCCTGTACAGGCCCCGCCTCCTGCGCCCCCGCCTGCTCCcccgcctgcgcccccgCCTGCGCCCCAGCCGGCCAGCTCGCTGCCCGCTGCAAACCGTGGCACCCCATCGGctgtgccgccgcccagccGCGGCGTCCATCTTCCGCCTTCCCACGACGAGGACTgggaggacgaggacgaggacgaggacgatgGCCCTGGCCTGAGTTCGCGTGCCACGCGGCAGCACCTCGCTCAGCAGCTTTTTAGCGGTGTTGTTCCCAGCAGTGCGACGCCTCCGcccgcgcctgctgcgccgaaggcgccgcccgccgtaCCTCTTGGCGGCAATGCCGGTCCTAGTGACCGCAACGCGCTGCTGTCGCAGATCCGGGGCGGCCAAGCGCTGCGCAAGTCTGCGACCAACGACCGGTCAGGTGCGTCGAGTGCCGGTGCCGTGCTCggctccgcgtcgccgcccaAAGGCTTGTCTACCGCCTcgctgcccgagcccgattcgagcgacgacgaggtgccgCCGGAGagtgccgaggccgcgtaTACCCACGGCGTGCCTGCAGAAGACGACGCCTATACTGTCCCTGGCGGCTTTGCGGAAGAAGTGCCAGAGgctcgcgaggcgcccgctGCTGCACTCTCtgacgcgcctgccgatgcgccagccgccgccgcggagcaggccgacgccgatcTCGGGTTTGACATGACGCGCACGTTCCGTGTGCGCAGTGTGTACCCCTTCGAGGGTGATGGCATCGAGACGCTCACGTTCGATGCAAACCAGGTGCTTGTGGCGCACCCCGCGCTCAACGGTGCCAAGATCGAAGGCGACTGGACGTTTGGCAGCCTGGCCGCGAATCCCCAGCAAAAGGCCCTGATTCCCGTCGCGTACGTCGTCGAGATGGATCAGGCGATCGCTGCCAAGGCCTTGTACGACTACGAAGCTACGTccgccgaggaggcgaCGATCGAGGAAGGCGAAATCCTTCAGATTGTCGACCAGTCCGACCCTGACTGGTGGTTGAtcgcgcaaggagcgcacTGCCTGTTGGTTCCGGCCAACTATGTGGAGCTTTGCTAA
- a CDS encoding uncharacterized protein (EggNog:ENOG503PM5D; COG:S), with the protein MVQYLIGRVADPVFGVVTGVAAYLIWENDPRNAHDHGPGNRLVDLIGRKLGYATPVRVPAIAQDLSLPTLSEAKGEAKGALSEAKKEAKDAFSEAQSAASSAQGEAQGAYADAKGEAKGLLSSLQSTFTTAKKEVKQEAADLSAQRRLI; encoded by the exons ATGGTGCAGTATTTGATCGGGCG tgtGGCCGACCCGGTGTTTGGTGTGGTGACCGGCGTGGCTGCCTACCTCATCTGGGAGAATGATCCGCGGAATGCTCACGACCATGGCCCCGGCAACCGCCTGGTCGACCTGATCGGACGCAAGCTCGGCTATGCCACGCCCGTGCGCGTCCCGGCGATCGCCCAGGATCTCTCGCTCCCGACGCTGTCTGAGGCCAAGGGTGAGGCCAAAGGTGCCCTTTCCGAGGCTAAGAAGGAGGCCAAGGATGCCTTTTCCGAGGCCCAGAGTGCTGCTTCGAGCGCCCaaggcgaggcgcagggcgcaTATGCGGACGCGAAAGGCGAGGCTAAGGGCCTCCTGTCCAGTCTCCAGAGCACCTTTACCACGGCCAAGAAGGAGGTCAAGCAAGAGGCTGCGGATCTGTCTGCGCAGAGGCGTCTTATCTAG
- a CDS encoding chitin synthase (CAZy:GT2_Chitin_synth; COG:M; TransMembrane:8 (o587-606i626-646o658-679i691-714o734-757i769-785o868-885i897-921o); EggNog:ENOG503NUPC) — MPARPLFSATREFVPTPVVNYEPEFAPQVQEDDNPALMNPYDAVDAHLQHQALPSYDESMTGQGVYASDDGGHSMYGANYNAYEMYHAGTSDDQPYASSSDHLQLAPVQVPWIDRGHSPYLVPYEAHSKDAISSTHSDEDPNQTLLGLLNEYSTSEVHMPEDAPPLSDVVPGVPPEVDQRSEEAMLVHYGRIPQRQPRRHHTVRRVTLHGGHLVLDCPIPPKLLERLPIKDGAEFTHMRYTAVTCDPDNFAREGFSLRSVQYQPPRATELVIVLTMYNEDELLFTRTMHGVMQNIAYLCKLRNSRVWGPNGWKHIVVCIVADGRHKMSSRTLSVLATMGVYQEGVAKSSVQGKRVEAHLYEYTAQISVDSSLRFRSKERGLVPVQIVLCIKERNQKKINSHRWCFNAFGPVLQPHIYLLLDVGTKPRNRSIYRLWEAFERDANVGGACGEIVALKGKLWHALLNPLVGAQNFEYKLSNVLDKPMESAFGYIGVLPGAFSAYRYEALKNDEMGNGPLCSYFKGETLHGGTEHSDIFTSNMYLAEDRILCWELVTKRSSAWLLRYVKRAQAETDVPSTVPELISQRRRWLNGSFFAAIHSVIKFSYIYRSTHTAGRKFALHVEMLYQLVQLLFSWFSLANYYIAFRILTEAVVTDLPWAHIPVVICSYIYIIFLLFCYLLAMGNRPAGNTIGYLLSMIVFAFLMVVMMASIVYLTYAGIMHALATNHGDSFLHDPQFVHVFIAVLSTYGVWLLGSLLFLDPWHMFTSVLQYLLLSPSFINVINIYAFCNTHDVSWGTKGDDNPNADLGAAANGPLTDSVDVAMPTEAQDMNAAYEDACHVLSTKPVRVKKRRDPDTYQKDYYATVRTNVVLAWTLTNGALAIAITSLPKSVHGIYMSVLFYSVAVLAAFRLLGSIVYQLGAIWPRH; from the coding sequence ATGCCGGCACGACCGCTGTTttcggcgacgcgcgagtTTGTCCCGACGCCGGTCGTGAACTACGAGCCTGAGTTTGCGCCACAAGTCCAGGAGGATGACAATCCTGCGCTCATGAACCCATACGATGCCGTGGACGCGCACCTCCAGCACCAGGCACTGCCTTCGTACGACGAGTCCATGACAGGACAGGGCGTGTACGCGAGCGACGATGGTGGGCACAGCATGTACGGGGCCAACTACAATGCGTACGAGATGTACCATGCGggcacgagcgacgaccagccgtacgcgtcgtcgtccgaccACCTCCAGCTCGCCCCCGTGCAGGTGCCGTGGATCGACCGCGGGCACTCGCCGTACCTCGTACCGTACGAGGCGCACTCCAAGGATGCTATCAGCTCGACGCACTCGGACGAGGATCCGAACCAGACGCTGCTTGGCCTGCTGAACGAGTACAGCACGTCGGAGGTGCACATGCCCGAGGACGCACCGCCCCTGAGCGACGTCGTGCCAGGCGTACCGCCGGAAGTGGACCAGCGGAGCGAGGAGGCGATGCTCGTGCACTATGGCCGCATTCCGCAGCGccagccgcggcggcacCACACAGTGCGGCGCGTCAcgctgcacggcggccACCTCGTGCTCGACTGCCCGATTCCCCCAAAGCTCTtggagcgcctgccgaTCAAGGACGGCGCCGAGTTTACGCACATGCGCTACACGGCCGTGACGTGTGACCCCGACAACTTTGCGCGCGAAGGCTTCTCGCTGCGTTCGGTGCAGTATCAGCCGCCCCGCGCCACCGAGCTGGTGATTGTCTTGACGATGTACAAtgaggacgagctgctcttTACGCGGACGATGCACGGGGTGATGCAAAACATTGCCTACCTCTGCAAGCTGCGCAACTCACGGGTGTGGGGCCCGAACGGCTGGAAGCACATTGTCGTGTgcatcgtcgccgacggtCGCCACAAGATGAGCAGCCGCACGCTCAGTGTGCTGGCGACCATGGGCGTGTACCAGGAAGGCGTCGCGAAGAGCTCGGTGCAAGGCAagcgtgtcgaggcgcacctgTACGAGTACACCGCGCAGATCTCGGTCGACAGTTCGCTGCGTTTCCGCAGCAAGGAGCGCGGGCTTGTGCCGGTCCAGATCGTGCTGTGCATCAAGGAGCGCAACCAGAAAAAGATCAACTCGCACCGGTGGTGCTTTAATGCTTTTGGCCCGGTGCTCCAGCCGCACATTTacctgctcctcgacgtgGGCACGAAGCCGCGCAACCGCAGCATCTACCGCCTCTGGGAGGCGtttgagcgcgacgcgaacgtcggcggtgcgtgcggcgagATTGTGGCGCTGAAAGGCAAGCTCTGGCACGCGCTCTTGAATCCGCTGGTCGGTGCGCAAAACTTTGAGTACAAGCTGAGCAATGTGTTGGACAAGCCGATGGAGAGCGCATTCGGGTACATCGGTGTGCTGCCCGGCGCCTTTAGCGCGTACCGCTACGAGGCGCTGAAGAACGACGAGATGGGCAACGGGCCGCTGTGCTCCTACTTTAAAGGCGAGACGCTGCACGGCGGCACGGAGCACTCGGACATCTTTACGAGCAACATGTaccttgccgaggaccGTATCCTCTGCTGGGAGCTCGTCACGAAGCGCTCCAGTGCGTGGCTCCTGCGCTACGTCAAGCGTGCCCAGGCCGAGACAGACGTGCCCAGCACGGTCCCCGAGCTGATCTcgcagcgccgtcgctgGCTGAACGGCTCCTTCTTTGCCGCGATTCACTCCGTGATCAAGTTTTCGTACATCTACCGCTCGACGCACACGGCCGGGCGCAAGtttgcgctgcacgtcgagATGCTTTACCAGCTCGTCCAGCTCCTCTTTTCGTGGTTCTCGCTGGCGAACTACTACATCGCGTTCCGCATCCTCACCGAGGCGGTCGTCACCGACCTGCCCTGGGCGCATATCCCCGTGGTGATTTGCTCCTACATCTACATTATTTTTCTCCTCTTTTGCTACCTGCTCGCGATGGGCAATCGACCGGCCGGCAACACGATCGGCTACCTGCTCAGCATGATTGTCTTTGCGTTCCTGATGGTCGTGATGATGGCGTCGATCGTGTACTTGACGTACGCCGGCATTatgcacgcgctcgcgacgaaTCATGGCGACAGTTTCCTGCACGATCCCCAGTTCGTGCATGTGTTTATCGCGGTGCTGAGCACCTACGGCGTATGGCTCCTCGGCTCGCTCCTCTTTTTGGATCCATGGCATATGTTTACGAGCGTTCTTCAGTACCTCCTTCTTTCCCCCAGCTTCATCAATGTGATCAATATCTACGCTTTCTGCAACACACACGACGTGTCGTGGGGCACGAAAGGCGACGACAACCCTAACGCCGACCTCGGTGCGGCAGCGAACGGGCCCCTGACGGATtcggtcgacgtcgcgatgccgaccgaggcgcaggacatGAACGCAGCATACGAAGACGCGTGCCATGTCCTCTCCACTAAACCTGTGCGCGTCaagaagcgccgcgacccAGATACCTACCAGAAAGACTACTATGCCACGGTCCGCACCAACGTCGTGCTCGCCTGGACGCTGACCaacggcgcgctggcgatCGCGATCACGTCGCTGCCCAAGTCCGTGCATGGCATCTACATGAGCGTCTTGTTCTACTCGGTCGCGGTACTAGCCGCTTTCCGGCTCCTCGGATCCATCGTCTACCAGCTCGGGGCCATTTGGCCGCGGCACTAA